A region of Deinococcus cellulosilyticus NBRC 106333 = KACC 11606 DNA encodes the following proteins:
- a CDS encoding winged helix-turn-helix domain-containing protein, whose amino-acid sequence MTNIVLIEDERTVRDVVQFHLERAGLSVTSFSEPNPAWGALSKADLLILDWMLPQEAGISVLRRIRQSAELKHLPVLMLTARASEVDRVEGLESGADDYLTKPFSAAELVARVRAILRRLNTQQTGGKLLNGGLTIDLDAAEVLLEGQRLELTRREFDLLAFLAQNPGRVYSRGDLLDKVWGPDFLGGERTVDQHITQLRSHLKEDLHEPRFIETVRGKGYRMRQHAST is encoded by the coding sequence ATGACAAACATTGTGCTGATTGAAGATGAACGGACCGTGCGGGATGTGGTGCAATTCCACCTGGAGCGTGCAGGGCTCAGCGTCACCAGCTTCAGTGAGCCCAATCCAGCGTGGGGTGCGCTCTCCAAGGCCGATCTGCTGATTCTGGACTGGATGCTGCCCCAGGAGGCAGGCATCAGCGTGCTGAGGCGCATCCGCCAGAGTGCCGAACTGAAACACCTTCCTGTCCTGATGCTGACTGCACGGGCATCTGAAGTGGACCGTGTGGAGGGTCTGGAGTCTGGAGCAGACGATTACCTGACCAAGCCTTTTTCCGCTGCAGAACTTGTGGCACGGGTGCGGGCCATCCTCCGCAGGCTGAACACCCAGCAGACGGGAGGCAAACTGCTCAATGGTGGCCTGACCATCGACCTGGATGCTGCAGAGGTGCTGCTGGAAGGGCAGCGTCTGGAACTCACCCGCCGTGAGTTTGACCTGCTCGCCTTCCTGGCCCAGAACCCTGGCCGGGTGTATTCCAGAGGTGACCTGCTCGACAAGGTGTGGGGACCGGATTTTCTGGGGGGTGAACGCACCGTGGACCAGCACATCACCCAGCTCAGGTCCCACCTGAAAGAGGACCTGCATGAGCCGCGTTTCATTGAGACGGTGCGCGGCAAAGGGTACCGCATGCGCCAGCACGCCAGCACCTGA
- a CDS encoding sensor histidine kinase, translated as MHSVLDELPQAIILHDHGKVLFLNRMARELWHVENSSAKGRRIIEVLRRHTLDELVLTGGEIELLIGGRELLCRSVPGAIICEDVTEKNQAQRELREVMAILSHEFRTPVAGIMGVLEALQYDLPTEMRENFVSQGLLEIKRLARLVEDMTVGFRVSTLRDIVFSDVTCRAEKLLQPELERNGVTLVVEGDDTPLHADPDKLLQVVLNLAENAIRYGPNPGVIILRATLEAAQAWISVLDEGKELVDYEVIFKPHQRGPSARGYGSGMGLYIIRSIAESWGGIAEGRFVPAHEGRPSGNEFRVSVPL; from the coding sequence ATGCACAGCGTCCTCGATGAATTGCCGCAGGCCATCATCCTGCATGATCACGGCAAGGTGCTCTTCTTGAACCGGATGGCCCGTGAGCTCTGGCATGTGGAAAACAGCTCTGCAAAGGGCAGGCGGATCATTGAGGTCCTGAGAAGGCACACCCTGGATGAACTGGTCCTGACGGGAGGCGAAATCGAACTCCTGATCGGGGGCCGTGAACTGCTGTGCAGAAGCGTCCCCGGAGCCATCATCTGTGAGGATGTCACCGAAAAAAACCAGGCCCAGCGTGAACTTCGCGAGGTGATGGCCATTCTGTCCCACGAATTCCGCACCCCTGTTGCAGGCATCATGGGGGTTTTGGAAGCCCTGCAGTATGACCTGCCCACGGAGATGCGTGAGAATTTCGTTTCGCAGGGCCTGCTGGAGATCAAGCGCCTTGCCCGTCTGGTCGAGGACATGACGGTGGGTTTCCGGGTGAGTACGCTCAGGGACATTGTGTTCAGTGATGTCACCTGCAGGGCAGAAAAGCTGCTGCAACCCGAACTGGAGCGCAACGGTGTGACCCTGGTCGTGGAGGGTGATGACACCCCTCTGCACGCAGACCCGGACAAACTCCTGCAGGTGGTGCTCAACCTGGCCGAGAACGCCATCCGGTACGGTCCCAATCCGGGGGTGATCATCCTGCGGGCCACCCTTGAAGCAGCTCAGGCCTGGATCAGTGTGCTGGATGAAGGAAAAGAACTTGTCGACTATGAGGTGATCTTCAAACCCCATCAACGCGGACCCAGTGCCAGGGGGTATGGCAGTGGCATGGGCCTGTACATCATCCGCTCCATTGCAGAGTCCTGGGGAGGCATTGCAGAGGGACGGTTTGTTCCTGCCCATGAAGGCAGGCCGAGTGGCAATGAGTTCAGGGTGTCTGTACCGCTGTGA
- the phoU gene encoding phosphate signaling complex protein PhoU, translating to MRDTFEAQLQQVVSGTLTMLAKVRVMLTQAQDVLVDRQTDLLPIVSAADREIDQLETQIEEQCLKLIALQSPVARDLRLVGTFMKNLSDIERMGDYAVHVAEDGAILAQEPPLKKYVNLSQMIHRLDQMLELIQKAIQDRDLSISQQVLEMDNEVDELYEQTQRELVTYMIEDPRTITKAMTLMRVGRSLERFGDHIENIAERLEYWVTGHRHESSNA from the coding sequence ATGCGCGATACGTTTGAAGCCCAGTTGCAGCAGGTGGTTTCCGGAACCTTGACCATGCTCGCCAAAGTGAGGGTGATGCTCACCCAGGCCCAGGACGTGCTGGTGGACCGCCAGACCGACCTGTTGCCCATCGTCAGTGCCGCAGACCGCGAGATTGACCAGCTGGAAACCCAGATTGAAGAACAATGCCTGAAATTGATTGCCCTGCAGTCTCCGGTGGCCCGCGACCTGCGTCTGGTGGGCACCTTCATGAAAAACCTCTCGGACATTGAGCGCATGGGCGATTACGCTGTGCACGTCGCGGAAGATGGAGCCATTCTGGCCCAGGAGCCTCCGCTCAAGAAATACGTCAACCTCTCCCAGATGATTCACCGTCTGGACCAGATGCTCGAACTCATCCAGAAGGCCATTCAGGACCGGGACCTCAGCATCTCCCAGCAGGTTCTGGAGATGGACAACGAGGTGGATGAACTCTACGAGCAGACCCAGCGTGAACTGGTCACCTACATGATCGAGGACCCCCGCACCATCACCAAGGCCATGACCCTGATGCGGGTGGGACGCTCTCTGGAGCGCTTTGGGGACCACATCGAGAACATTGCAGAACGCCTGGAATACTGGGTCACGGGGCATCGCCACGAATCCTCAAATGCCTGA
- a CDS encoding substrate-binding domain-containing protein, which translates to MPEAFSRMLFQTLALVCLLSTSAFALRVAGLKPWAGTAEYVSLDAVAAQKEVYAGRADVALVRTPMKRPQGAGKALFYPVAIFPVVVAYNLPADLTLTLEEVCDVFAGRILEWSALRPNLPKLPMVSVVRLEPNSASWVLSQSCMTIHPRFRKIGMKSNWQAESVIHAKTLQDQQKAMSQTGAFSIFVPENLPQGVRTARLKSWDLELTPQNLRYGYGANPEEEPFPGPFQPLPSINETQAYPLRGVVWAMVMQDQAYRGRSKEQARELRNFLLDLSNTAGPGQAALPQEWVRVPRLYYLGKPFW; encoded by the coding sequence ATGCCTGAAGCTTTTTCCAGAATGCTCTTTCAAACCCTTGCGCTGGTGTGTTTGCTTTCCACCAGCGCTTTCGCTTTGCGGGTGGCAGGCCTGAAACCCTGGGCTGGAACAGCAGAATACGTTTCTCTGGATGCAGTGGCAGCCCAGAAGGAAGTCTACGCTGGACGGGCAGACGTGGCTCTGGTCCGCACCCCCATGAAAAGACCTCAAGGGGCAGGCAAGGCCCTGTTTTATCCAGTCGCAATCTTCCCAGTGGTCGTGGCCTACAACCTGCCAGCAGACCTGACCTTGACTTTAGAAGAGGTGTGCGATGTGTTCGCAGGTCGCATTCTGGAGTGGTCTGCCCTGAGGCCCAACCTGCCAAAACTGCCCATGGTGAGTGTGGTGCGCCTTGAGCCCAACTCTGCAAGCTGGGTGCTGTCCCAGAGCTGCATGACCATCCACCCCAGGTTCAGAAAAATCGGCATGAAGAGCAACTGGCAGGCCGAGAGCGTCATTCATGCAAAAACCCTACAGGACCAGCAGAAAGCCATGTCTCAGACAGGGGCATTCAGTATTTTTGTGCCCGAGAACCTGCCCCAGGGTGTGCGCACTGCACGCCTGAAAAGCTGGGATCTGGAATTGACCCCACAAAACCTGAGGTACGGTTACGGGGCTAATCCAGAAGAGGAACCTTTCCCGGGTCCGTTCCAGCCCCTTCCCTCCATCAATGAGACCCAGGCGTATCCCCTGCGCGGCGTGGTGTGGGCCATGGTGATGCAGGACCAGGCTTATAGGGGCCGCAGCAAGGAACAGGCCAGGGAATTGCGGAATTTTCTGCTGGACCTGAGCAACACTGCAGGTCCAGGTCAGGCTGCATTGCCCCAGGAATGGGTGAGGGTTCCCAGGTTGTACTATCTGGGGAAACCTTTCTGGTGA
- a CDS encoding zinc-binding dehydrogenase yields MTHTMQAVALTRRGNIDALEPIRLPISEPQAGEVLVRIRAVALNHLDVWVRKGVASPKLPLPHLLGSDIAGEVAAMGPGVEGLSEGTKVMLNPGVSCGHCERCLSGHDNLCRHYQILGEHRWGGYAQYISIPRTNVLPMPEGLDFVEAASVPLSALTAYQMVFDRAQLKPWETVLILAAASGVSVNLIQLCKLVGAKVIAVASTPEKQALALKLGADHVIGSHEDQAQAVKALTAGEGADVVFDHTGADNWQRSLKSLKWGGRLVTCGATSGHEAVTPLNWVFFKQLSILGSTMGSKADLHKIQKFVQEGKLRPVVGHVLDFAQAREAHGLLESRQALGKVVLRVP; encoded by the coding sequence ATGACCCACACCATGCAAGCTGTTGCACTCACCAGACGGGGCAACATTGACGCCCTTGAACCCATCCGCCTGCCCATTTCAGAGCCTCAAGCTGGAGAAGTCCTGGTGCGCATCCGTGCAGTGGCCCTCAACCACCTGGATGTGTGGGTGCGCAAGGGGGTCGCCAGCCCGAAACTTCCCCTGCCACACCTGCTCGGCTCAGACATTGCGGGAGAGGTGGCTGCAATGGGTCCAGGGGTTGAAGGTTTGTCAGAGGGCACAAAAGTGATGCTGAACCCGGGCGTATCCTGCGGCCACTGCGAACGCTGCCTCAGTGGACACGACAACCTGTGCCGCCACTACCAAATTCTCGGGGAACACCGCTGGGGAGGGTATGCCCAGTACATCAGCATCCCGAGAACCAATGTGCTGCCCATGCCAGAGGGCCTTGACTTTGTAGAGGCCGCCTCTGTCCCCCTGTCGGCCCTCACCGCTTACCAGATGGTGTTCGACCGTGCACAGCTGAAACCCTGGGAAACCGTCCTGATCCTGGCGGCGGCAAGTGGGGTCAGCGTCAACCTGATCCAGCTCTGCAAACTGGTGGGTGCAAAAGTCATCGCTGTGGCCAGCACCCCTGAAAAGCAGGCCCTGGCACTGAAACTTGGTGCAGATCACGTGATCGGTTCACATGAAGACCAGGCTCAGGCCGTCAAAGCCCTGACTGCAGGAGAAGGGGCAGACGTGGTGTTTGACCACACCGGAGCGGACAACTGGCAACGCAGCCTGAAAAGCCTGAAGTGGGGAGGCCGTCTGGTCACCTGTGGGGCAACCAGTGGACATGAAGCCGTGACCCCCCTCAACTGGGTGTTTTTCAAGCAGCTCAGCATCCTGGGTTCCACCATGGGCTCCAAAGCAGACCTCCACAAAATTCAGAAGTTTGTGCAAGAAGGAAAACTCAGGCCTGTGGTGGGCCATGTTCTGGACTTTGCTCAGGCAAGAGAGGCCCATGGGCTTCTGGAATCCAGGCAGGCTCTGGGCAAGGTGGTTTTGAGGGTCCCGTAG
- a CDS encoding long-chain-fatty-acid--CoA ligase yields MTQKPWFAHYEQGVPHEVEIPPMLLHDLLIQSAQKYPKRTAVHFIGYTLTYEQLLEQARRFAHALQAWGVKKGDRVAIMLPNSPQQIVAFFGSSLAGAIVVNTSPLYVPRELQHQLEDSGAETLIILNSFFPRYQEIEKNVKVRRVIVTSIADALPFPKNMIFPMLEKKKKAWVEVKPTEKVRKWPDLLKHTNHDVQAVDVKPEDIALLQYTGGTTGTPKGAMLTHCNLVANCIQAKAWLPDLQEGKEVSLGAIPYFHVYGMTASMNLSIAIGATIALIPNPRDIPMILKTIDRMKPSIFPGVPTLYNAINNHPDTPKHNLTSIKACISGSAALPVETARTFGRITNGANLVEGYGLTETSPVTHVNPVYGEHREGSIGVPLPSVDARVADENGKELPAGEIGELIVSGPNIMLGYWERPVESKHVLKEVDGKVWLFTGDMATMDPDGYFRIVDRKKDVIITGGFNVYPREVEEVLYAHPDIQEAAVVGVPDPYRGEAVKAVVVLKMGKSVSAEELKQYCRKDLSPYKVPREIEFRTELPKTAVGKILRRALVESQDTAQTK; encoded by the coding sequence ATGACCCAAAAACCCTGGTTTGCACACTACGAACAGGGCGTGCCTCATGAGGTGGAGATTCCACCCATGCTGCTGCATGACCTCCTCATCCAGTCGGCCCAGAAGTACCCCAAACGCACAGCCGTGCACTTCATTGGCTACACCCTCACCTACGAACAGTTGCTGGAACAGGCCCGCCGATTTGCCCACGCCCTGCAGGCCTGGGGGGTGAAAAAAGGCGATCGGGTGGCGATCATGCTGCCCAACAGTCCGCAGCAGATCGTGGCCTTCTTTGGCAGCAGCCTTGCTGGAGCCATTGTGGTCAACACCAGCCCCCTGTATGTGCCCCGCGAGTTGCAGCACCAGCTTGAAGACAGCGGCGCAGAAACCCTGATCATCCTGAACAGTTTCTTCCCCAGGTATCAGGAAATTGAAAAAAATGTGAAAGTTCGCCGGGTGATCGTCACCAGCATCGCGGACGCCCTTCCCTTTCCCAAGAACATGATCTTCCCCATGCTCGAAAAGAAAAAGAAAGCATGGGTGGAGGTGAAGCCCACCGAGAAGGTCCGCAAATGGCCGGACCTGCTGAAGCACACCAACCACGACGTGCAGGCAGTGGATGTCAAACCCGAAGACATTGCCCTGCTGCAATACACAGGTGGAACCACCGGAACCCCCAAAGGGGCCATGCTGACCCACTGCAACCTCGTGGCGAACTGCATTCAGGCCAAAGCCTGGCTGCCTGACCTGCAGGAAGGCAAAGAGGTGTCTCTGGGAGCCATTCCCTATTTCCACGTGTATGGCATGACCGCCAGCATGAACCTCTCCATTGCCATCGGGGCAACCATTGCCCTGATTCCCAACCCCCGCGACATCCCAATGATTCTGAAGACCATTGACCGGATGAAACCCAGCATCTTCCCGGGCGTTCCCACCCTGTACAACGCCATCAACAACCACCCGGACACCCCCAAGCACAACCTGACCAGCATCAAGGCCTGCATCTCGGGAAGTGCAGCCCTGCCTGTGGAAACCGCCCGCACCTTTGGTCGCATCACCAATGGGGCCAACCTGGTGGAAGGCTATGGCCTGACAGAAACCAGCCCGGTGACGCACGTGAACCCCGTATACGGCGAACACCGTGAAGGGTCCATCGGGGTCCCCCTGCCCAGCGTGGATGCCCGTGTGGCCGATGAAAACGGCAAAGAACTCCCTGCAGGAGAAATCGGTGAGCTGATCGTTTCGGGTCCCAACATCATGCTGGGGTACTGGGAACGGCCTGTGGAAAGCAAGCACGTTCTTAAGGAAGTCGATGGCAAAGTGTGGCTTTTCACCGGAGACATGGCAACCATGGACCCGGACGGTTACTTCCGCATTGTGGACCGCAAGAAGGATGTCATCATCACCGGGGGCTTCAACGTTTACCCCAGAGAGGTCGAAGAGGTGCTGTACGCCCATCCGGACATTCAGGAGGCTGCGGTGGTCGGGGTGCCCGATCCTTACCGGGGTGAGGCGGTGAAGGCTGTGGTGGTCCTCAAGATGGGCAAGTCCGTCAGTGCAGAAGAGCTGAAACAGTACTGCCGCAAGGACCTGAGTCCTTACAAAGTTCCGCGTGAAATCGAATTCCGCACCGAACTTCCCAAGACCGCAGTGGGGAAAATCCTGCGCCGGGCGCTTGTGGAAAGCCAGGACACCGCACAGACCAAATGA
- a CDS encoding response regulator: MKSYKILVADDETSIRTMLEMILSADGHEVISVSDGRETLEYLKNNTPDAILLDVRMPDISGLEICSRVKRVSRLKNVPVILLTAMDDQQTQREAKLARADGIIYKPLSGKNLRTRVRSIIEGTAQGFEPEP; the protein is encoded by the coding sequence ATGAAAAGCTACAAGATCCTAGTTGCAGACGACGAAACCAGCATTCGCACCATGCTTGAGATGATCTTGTCCGCTGACGGTCACGAAGTGATCAGTGTCAGTGATGGTCGTGAGACCCTGGAATATCTCAAGAACAACACCCCGGACGCCATTCTGCTCGACGTGCGCATGCCAGACATCAGTGGTCTGGAAATATGCAGCCGGGTCAAGCGCGTCTCCCGCCTCAAGAACGTTCCAGTGATCCTGCTCACCGCCATGGACGACCAGCAGACCCAGCGGGAAGCCAAGCTCGCCCGTGCCGATGGCATCATCTACAAGCCACTCAGCGGAAAAAACCTGCGCACCCGTGTCAGAAGCATCATCGAGGGAACGGCCCAGGGCTTTGAACCTGAACCCTGA
- a CDS encoding transglycosylase domain-containing protein, whose amino-acid sequence MKFFRALFALIFSILLVGAGVVSPFVVNWLRHLPDYRELDSLTLGSTTKVYARDGSLVGILSPTMSNGGHINRTLVDLDQVSPYMQASVITAEDRRFFEHYGVDFLGILRGIYKTVKGERLEGGSTLTNQVVKNTLLTNLADKRTEPGGLQRKIQEWVLSIQVERSFTKEEVLNHYLNVIYWGRGGAVDILGVHGAARAYLGKLPRDLTLAESVYLTRLIPKPARYFDYKGMRGLMKSLLDDMVEDGWITAQERDEAWKEKMQPRGWKVTYDDKGNVLEARLVNEKAKNLPSVVTERAPHFLQQVERDLIAKFGREKVYGSGGLNVYTTLDPKAQDSAEKASMNAQIPPGATLAMVILDPYTGEILAMVGQKLKPGQVPVEWNNAAQGARQVGSSIKPLLYTTAIEQGITQDHTEFDEPTDFGNYKPQNFGGKYAYRDLSLRWSLDHSLNIPTLKLAKKVGLNNFMSKLRTMDLHAPDDVGLSLAIGTLETSPLKMAAAYAAFVNGGTWYRPSYIRRVEAQNGRTLYDSWRDRPEKRRVFSPQVAYVGLDMLMGVVNDLTPEQGNLAYKAKIPGWQVGGKTGTTNEQKDLWFVGVTPAAVGAVWVGRQEGGGMPANFYSGTVNPPIWQSMMAGYLAGKPPTTFAKPDGIVYRMVDGHQAAYVTERARKAVRPTGGDPTPVVYQSVEKPPEDYSTSMVAIDTRTGKLADEFTPPDRVKLRRVYGDLTGFMQ is encoded by the coding sequence ATGAAATTCTTCCGCGCCCTGTTTGCCCTGATCTTCAGCATCCTGCTGGTCGGTGCTGGAGTGGTCAGTCCCTTTGTGGTGAACTGGCTGCGGCACCTGCCCGATTACCGTGAACTCGACTCCCTGACCCTCGGAAGCACCACCAAGGTGTATGCCAGAGACGGCAGTCTCGTTGGCATCCTGAGCCCCACCATGAGCAATGGGGGACACATCAACCGGACCCTGGTGGACCTCGATCAGGTGAGCCCTTACATGCAGGCCTCTGTCATCACCGCCGAGGACCGCCGCTTCTTCGAACACTATGGTGTGGATTTTCTGGGCATTTTGCGCGGCATCTACAAAACCGTGAAAGGGGAACGTCTGGAGGGGGGCTCCACCCTCACCAACCAGGTGGTCAAAAACACCCTGCTCACCAACCTCGCAGACAAGCGCACCGAACCTGGTGGTCTGCAGCGCAAAATTCAGGAATGGGTGCTGAGCATCCAGGTGGAACGCTCTTTCACCAAAGAAGAGGTGCTGAACCACTACCTGAATGTGATCTACTGGGGCCGTGGTGGCGCGGTGGACATTCTGGGTGTGCACGGGGCAGCCCGTGCCTATCTGGGAAAACTCCCCCGCGACCTGACCCTCGCTGAAAGTGTCTACCTCACCCGTCTGATTCCCAAACCTGCCCGGTACTTCGACTACAAGGGCATGCGTGGCCTGATGAAAAGCCTGCTGGACGACATGGTGGAGGATGGCTGGATCACCGCCCAGGAAAGAGATGAAGCCTGGAAAGAGAAAATGCAACCCAGAGGCTGGAAGGTCACATATGACGATAAAGGCAATGTGCTGGAAGCCCGACTGGTCAATGAGAAAGCCAAGAACCTCCCCTCGGTGGTCACAGAACGCGCACCACACTTTCTGCAACAGGTGGAGCGCGACCTGATTGCCAAGTTCGGGCGGGAGAAGGTGTACGGCTCTGGCGGCCTGAACGTGTACACCACCCTGGACCCCAAAGCGCAGGACAGCGCTGAAAAAGCCAGCATGAATGCCCAGATTCCTCCAGGGGCCACCCTTGCCATGGTGATTCTCGATCCTTACACGGGCGAAATTCTGGCCATGGTCGGTCAGAAACTGAAACCTGGTCAGGTTCCTGTCGAGTGGAACAACGCCGCTCAGGGTGCCCGTCAGGTGGGCTCCAGCATCAAACCCCTGCTGTACACCACCGCCATTGAGCAGGGCATCACCCAGGACCACACCGAGTTCGACGAGCCCACCGACTTTGGCAATTACAAACCGCAGAACTTCGGGGGCAAATACGCCTACCGGGACCTGAGCCTGCGCTGGTCGCTGGACCACAGCCTGAACATTCCCACCCTGAAGCTGGCGAAAAAAGTCGGTCTGAACAACTTCATGAGCAAGTTGCGCACCATGGACCTGCATGCCCCGGACGATGTGGGCCTCAGTCTGGCGATTGGCACGCTGGAAACCAGCCCCCTCAAAATGGCAGCAGCCTATGCTGCTTTTGTGAACGGGGGCACCTGGTACCGTCCGAGCTACATCCGTCGGGTGGAAGCCCAGAACGGACGCACGCTCTATGACAGCTGGAGGGACCGTCCAGAAAAACGCCGGGTGTTCAGCCCACAGGTGGCTTATGTGGGCCTCGACATGCTGATGGGCGTGGTCAATGACCTGACCCCCGAACAGGGAAACCTCGCCTACAAAGCCAAAATTCCAGGCTGGCAGGTGGGGGGCAAAACCGGAACCACCAACGAACAGAAGGACCTGTGGTTCGTGGGCGTAACCCCCGCCGCCGTGGGAGCCGTGTGGGTCGGAAGACAGGAAGGGGGCGGCATGCCCGCCAACTTCTACTCTGGCACAGTCAACCCGCCCATCTGGCAATCCATGATGGCAGGCTATCTGGCCGGGAAACCTCCCACCACGTTCGCCAAGCCAGATGGCATTGTGTACCGCATGGTGGATGGACATCAGGCCGCCTACGTGACGGAACGGGCCAGAAAAGCAGTGCGTCCCACAGGTGGAGATCCCACCCCTGTGGTGTACCAGTCCGTGGAAAAACCCCCGGAAGATTACAGCACCAGCATGGTGGCCATCGACACCCGCACAGGCAAACTCGCCGACGAATTCACCCCCCCAGACCGTGTGAAGTTGCGCCGCGTCTATGGGGACCTGACGGGGTTCATGCAATGA